A single region of the Desulfatiglans anilini DSM 4660 genome encodes:
- a CDS encoding L-threonylcarbamoyladenylate synthase, whose product MGPLASRPTDVAALQPPYERHPALVRALKVLRGGGLVAFPTETFYGLAADIRQEAALRSLYAAKGRDPGEPLLILVDGAAAVDQLALRVDPLARRLMHVFWPGGLTLVFEAGPSVSRLLTAGTGKIGIRWSSHAVAAALPAGLGCPVTGTSANRSGSPPCVDAREVEAQLGGRVDLILDGGRTAGLAPSTVLDVSGDRPRILRRGVIPEDVLMQVIGAGCAS is encoded by the coding sequence TTGGGACCTTTAGCCTCTCGGCCGACCGACGTGGCTGCGCTGCAGCCGCCCTATGAGCGTCACCCCGCGCTGGTGCGTGCACTAAAAGTCCTGCGGGGCGGGGGCCTGGTGGCTTTTCCGACCGAGACCTTTTACGGGCTGGCGGCGGACATCCGCCAGGAGGCTGCTTTGCGAAGCCTTTATGCCGCCAAAGGGCGCGACCCAGGCGAGCCGCTGCTGATCCTCGTCGATGGGGCCGCGGCCGTAGATCAGTTGGCCCTGCGCGTCGATCCGCTTGCGCGGCGGCTGATGCACGTTTTCTGGCCCGGAGGACTGACGTTGGTCTTCGAAGCCGGTCCTTCCGTTTCCAGGCTTCTGACCGCAGGCACGGGCAAAATCGGCATCCGGTGGTCCAGTCATGCCGTGGCTGCGGCGCTGCCGGCCGGATTGGGATGTCCTGTGACCGGCACGAGCGCCAACCGGTCAGGTTCTCCTCCCTGCGTCGATGCCCGGGAAGTGGAGGCTCAGCTGGGAGGACGTGTCGATTTGATCCTGGACGGGGGCAGGACAGCTGGACTGGCCCCGTCAACGGTGCTCGATGTGAGCGGCGATCGGCCGAGGATTCTGCGCAGGGGCGTGATCCCGGAGGATGTGTTGATGCAGGTCATCGGCGCCGGGTGCGCCTCTTAG
- a CDS encoding M24 family metallopeptidase: MEAFSMRSEIAGRITRLQPMLGNSGLDGALLVQKVDVFYFSGCDQDAHLWIPASGEPLLMVRKSIERARQDARLDAIVPLGSFSQLPDLIHGHQHSPPRRIGLELDVLPARLYLTYAKHFPQCSLEDATSLVRRVRMIKSPYEIDCISRAAAMADNLLAEVPLIIRNAPTESALALELEACYRRMGHPGILRTRAFNSECFYGHVLAGKSSTAPSNAPGPTGGEGPGPFYSQGAGHGPIRPHEPVMVDYTANVNGYVADQARTFAIGLLPEKFQRAHRVMCDIQNAVAERCLPGATAADMYDLALQMADEAGLSEGFMGHPEAVPFVAHGVGLELDEWPVIGRGIPMTLKAGMIIAMEPKYIFPGEGVVGIENTFVITPNGLQKLNHFPDEICTV, encoded by the coding sequence ATGGAAGCCTTCTCCATGCGCAGCGAAATAGCAGGCCGGATCACCCGCCTTCAGCCCATGCTGGGCAACAGCGGGCTCGATGGGGCATTGCTGGTCCAAAAGGTCGATGTCTTTTATTTCTCCGGTTGCGACCAGGACGCGCACCTGTGGATACCGGCATCCGGCGAGCCCCTCCTCATGGTGCGCAAAAGCATCGAACGTGCCAGGCAGGACGCCCGGCTCGATGCAATCGTACCCCTCGGCTCCTTTTCGCAACTTCCCGACCTGATCCATGGTCATCAGCATTCGCCTCCGCGGCGGATCGGTCTGGAACTGGACGTTTTGCCGGCCAGACTCTATCTGACCTACGCCAAACACTTCCCGCAGTGTAGTTTGGAAGACGCCACCAGCCTCGTGCGCCGAGTGCGGATGATCAAATCCCCCTATGAAATCGATTGCATATCGCGAGCTGCAGCCATGGCGGACAACCTGCTGGCCGAGGTGCCCCTGATCATTCGGAACGCCCCGACCGAGTCCGCGCTGGCCCTCGAACTGGAGGCCTGCTACCGCCGCATGGGGCACCCGGGTATCCTGAGGACGCGGGCCTTCAACTCGGAATGCTTTTACGGGCACGTGCTCGCGGGGAAAAGTTCCACCGCCCCGAGCAATGCACCCGGCCCCACCGGAGGGGAAGGCCCCGGTCCTTTCTATTCCCAGGGGGCCGGCCACGGCCCCATCCGGCCCCACGAACCGGTCATGGTCGACTACACCGCCAACGTCAATGGATACGTCGCGGATCAGGCAAGGACCTTCGCAATCGGCCTGCTCCCGGAAAAATTTCAACGTGCGCACCGCGTCATGTGCGATATTCAGAACGCGGTCGCAGAGCGTTGTCTGCCGGGGGCCACCGCCGCGGACATGTATGACCTGGCGCTGCAGATGGCGGATGAAGCCGGTCTTTCGGAAGGATTCATGGGCCACCCCGAAGCGGTTCCATTTGTAGCCCATGGTGTCGGGCTCGAACTGGACGAGTGGCCGGTGATCGGGCGCGGGATCCCCATGACTCTCAAGGCTGGGATGATCATCGCAATGGAGCCGAAATATATCTTTCCAGGGGAAGGCGTGGTCGGGATCGAAAACACCTTCGTGATCACTCCGAATGGTCTTCAGAAGCTCAATCATTTCCCGGACGAGATCTGCACCGTCTGA
- a CDS encoding aminotransferase class V-fold PLP-dependent enzyme codes for MDKAPKTVKANLEYLRKLFIMPDSPDKFIEFGRELLEMIHEFFQEKGGIHSSISLPELSRIFNQTTVPDQPQLIKDVLAEIKKKIIKHSVKVGNPYYIGHMISAVPYFMILLEMIIAALNQNQVKIETAKASSFVEREIIAWMHHLVFGRRERFYEKHMQDPRVALGNVTADGTIANLTALLVAREKAFPVEGDFPGARGAGIGRALKHYGFDRAVVLVSTRGHYSIKKAASMIGIGEENVVTIPVDECNRIDLRKLRRRIRQFQQETERVKVMAMVGIAGTTETGNVDNLAELGQIAGEAGAHFHVDACWGGSALLVDEYQTLFKGIEQADSVSIDAHKLLYCPMTMGMVLFRNEKDLNVIRHSSQYVIRRNSVDTGRFTIEGSRPFACLKPWAALKIMGRDGYGLLFKQAQLSTKRLKEILDHCGNFETLSKPQLFILAYRFIPEAAQEKLRRLQAALRDCSPNRKEEARELERKIRKINHLINGLNIKLHKALRRDDSTFVSRTTLESTRYRPQNIVVLRAVLVNPLTNRQILQEIVSTQNRIGMQIWKEFLPAFIRIAEEPFEQKQAQA; via the coding sequence ATGGACAAAGCGCCCAAAACCGTTAAGGCAAATCTGGAATATCTCAGAAAACTCTTCATCATGCCCGATTCGCCGGACAAATTCATCGAGTTCGGCCGTGAGCTGCTGGAGATGATCCACGAGTTCTTCCAGGAAAAGGGCGGTATTCACAGCAGCATCAGCCTGCCCGAGTTGAGCCGGATTTTCAACCAGACAACGGTCCCGGACCAACCCCAGTTGATCAAGGATGTGTTGGCGGAGATCAAAAAGAAGATTATCAAGCACTCTGTCAAGGTCGGAAATCCTTATTACATCGGGCACATGATCAGCGCCGTGCCTTACTTCATGATACTGCTGGAAATGATCATCGCCGCCCTCAACCAGAATCAGGTCAAGATAGAGACAGCGAAGGCATCGAGTTTTGTCGAGCGGGAGATCATCGCCTGGATGCATCACCTGGTCTTCGGCCGGCGGGAGCGTTTTTACGAGAAGCATATGCAGGATCCCCGGGTGGCCTTGGGCAATGTCACCGCTGACGGGACCATTGCCAATTTGACGGCCTTGCTGGTGGCGCGGGAAAAGGCCTTTCCCGTCGAAGGGGATTTTCCCGGTGCGAGGGGGGCTGGGATAGGCCGTGCACTGAAACACTACGGCTTCGATCGGGCTGTGGTACTGGTGTCGACCCGCGGCCACTATTCGATAAAGAAGGCGGCCAGCATGATCGGCATCGGGGAGGAAAACGTCGTCACCATCCCTGTAGATGAATGCAATCGCATCGACCTGCGCAAGCTGCGCCGGAGGATCAGACAGTTCCAGCAGGAGACGGAACGGGTCAAGGTGATGGCGATGGTCGGCATCGCTGGAACCACCGAGACGGGCAACGTTGACAATCTGGCCGAGTTGGGTCAGATCGCCGGGGAAGCGGGCGCGCATTTTCATGTGGACGCCTGCTGGGGCGGTTCCGCCCTCCTCGTGGATGAGTATCAGACCCTCTTCAAGGGGATCGAGCAGGCCGATTCGGTGTCCATCGATGCCCACAAGCTGCTTTATTGTCCGATGACGATGGGCATGGTCCTTTTCCGAAACGAGAAGGACCTCAATGTGATCCGCCATTCTTCCCAGTACGTGATACGCAGGAATTCGGTGGATACAGGGCGGTTCACGATCGAGGGTTCACGGCCCTTCGCCTGTTTGAAACCTTGGGCCGCCCTGAAGATCATGGGGCGGGACGGTTATGGGCTGCTGTTCAAGCAGGCGCAGCTTTCGACGAAGCGGCTGAAGGAGATTCTGGACCACTGCGGCAATTTCGAGACCCTCAGCAAGCCCCAGTTGTTTATCCTCGCTTACCGGTTCATCCCGGAGGCCGCCCAGGAAAAGCTTCGCCGCCTGCAAGCGGCCTTGCGCGACTGTTCGCCGAACCGCAAGGAAGAGGCCAGGGAGCTGGAACGGAAGATCCGCAAGATCAACCACCTGATCAATGGCCTGAACATCAAGCTGCACAAGGCCCTCAGACGGGACGACAGCACGTTCGTATCCCGCACCACGCTCGAATCTACCCGGTACAGGCCGCAAAACATCGTCGTGCTGCGAGCGGTCCTGGTAAACCCGCTGACGAACCGTCAGATCCTCCAGGAGATTGTCAGCACGCAAAATCGGATCGGAATGCAGATCTGGAAAGAATTCCTGCCCGCCTTCATCAGGATCGCGGAAGAACCCTTCGAGCAGAAACAGGCCCAGGCCTGA
- a CDS encoding exosortase H-associated membrane protein, which yields MPKKAAQKNPPESSPHGGKKKIVAAFLIFAAVYPLCLVVWISLVKPTYGLVVGETGTYLAAATFQTRLETFEKGEEVLDIVHTKPLITDEGLADTVIQLKLHISNFSFNLPLTLAIMIALLPLFQWRPLHLCEAIGLIVFVHLLFVYFFNAAHIYGYLAQMKAIEPSAVKTVFWEFSWTFIDNLVIRFEPFLVIVYLWLRERKRLLKPDPVPAKRRTRRR from the coding sequence ATGCCAAAAAAAGCTGCTCAAAAAAATCCACCGGAGAGTTCCCCCCATGGCGGAAAGAAGAAGATCGTTGCGGCATTTCTGATCTTTGCCGCCGTCTATCCCCTCTGTCTGGTCGTGTGGATATCTTTGGTCAAACCCACATACGGCCTCGTCGTGGGGGAGACGGGAACCTATCTGGCCGCAGCGACCTTTCAAACCAGGCTCGAGACCTTCGAAAAGGGGGAAGAGGTCCTGGATATCGTTCACACCAAACCCCTGATAACGGACGAAGGCTTGGCGGACACCGTCATTCAGCTCAAGCTCCACATCTCCAACTTTTCATTCAACCTGCCGCTCACACTGGCGATCATGATCGCCCTGCTGCCCCTCTTCCAATGGCGTCCGCTGCACCTGTGCGAGGCCATCGGGTTGATCGTTTTCGTCCACCTGCTCTTCGTCTACTTTTTCAACGCGGCGCACATCTACGGTTATCTGGCCCAGATGAAGGCAATCGAACCTTCCGCGGTCAAAACCGTTTTTTGGGAATTCTCCTGGACCTTCATCGACAACCTGGTCATCCGGTTCGAACCGTTTCTGGTCATCGTTTACCTGTGGCTCCGCGAACGGAAACGGCTGTTAAAGCCTGACCCTGTTCCGGCTAAGAGGCGCACCCGGCGCCGATGA
- a CDS encoding DUF933 domain-containing protein has translation MKLGIIGLPEAGKATVFAALTGARGETPGQAGASDPRIATITVLDQRIDYLSGVYQPKKTTYARIEYLLPSEIPSAKASKAERALWSQVRNCDALLHVVRNFPSLDGRPPESEQDFRQVEEEMILNDLVVVEKRLERLELDRRRGKPPEGKEQEQLEACRAILEKGAALRSDPELAEAPELRGFTLLSAKPMLIILNNQDEDVALPEWSTPPTGADRMVVRGRLEEDIAHMTSEEAQEFREAYDIAESALDRVIRRSFELLKRISFFTVGPDEVKAWPIPDGTPALEAAGAIHSDIKRGFIRAEVFHFDDLEEKGTFLECKKAGLVRLEGKDYRVKDGDIITFRFNV, from the coding sequence ATGAAACTCGGTATCATTGGACTTCCCGAAGCTGGCAAAGCGACGGTTTTTGCAGCATTGACCGGCGCCAGGGGCGAAACCCCCGGGCAGGCCGGCGCCTCGGATCCAAGAATCGCAACCATCACGGTTTTGGATCAACGCATCGACTATCTGAGCGGCGTCTACCAGCCCAAAAAAACCACCTATGCACGGATCGAATACCTGCTGCCCTCGGAAATCCCCTCTGCCAAGGCGTCCAAGGCTGAAAGGGCCCTCTGGTCCCAGGTCCGCAACTGCGACGCCCTGCTCCACGTCGTCCGGAACTTCCCGTCGCTCGATGGAAGGCCACCCGAAAGCGAGCAGGACTTCCGGCAGGTCGAGGAAGAGATGATCCTGAACGACCTGGTCGTGGTGGAAAAGCGGCTCGAACGGCTTGAACTCGACCGCCGCCGCGGCAAGCCGCCGGAGGGGAAAGAGCAGGAACAGCTCGAGGCGTGCCGGGCCATCCTCGAAAAAGGCGCCGCGCTCCGCTCCGACCCGGAGCTCGCCGAAGCGCCGGAACTACGGGGTTTCACCCTCCTGTCGGCCAAGCCGATGCTGATCATCCTCAACAACCAAGATGAAGACGTGGCCCTGCCGGAATGGTCGACGCCCCCCACCGGGGCCGACCGGATGGTGGTGCGAGGCCGTCTCGAAGAGGACATCGCCCACATGACTTCAGAGGAGGCCCAAGAATTCCGCGAGGCCTACGATATTGCAGAATCTGCACTCGATCGCGTGATCCGACGCTCATTCGAACTCCTGAAGCGCATCTCCTTTTTCACGGTGGGGCCGGATGAGGTCAAGGCCTGGCCGATCCCAGACGGCACACCTGCACTCGAAGCGGCCGGGGCCATCCATTCCGACATCAAACGCGGCTTCATCCGCGCCGAGGTCTTTCATTTCGATGACCTCGAAGAAAAAGGGACTTTTCTCGAATGCAAGAAGGCGGGGCTCGTGCGTCTCGAAGGAAAAGATTATCGCGTGAAGGACGGCGACATCATCACGTTCCGCTTCAATGTCTGA
- a CDS encoding 4Fe-4S binding protein yields the protein MKELVVISGKGGTGKTSLVAAFAALAKDKVLADADVDAADLHLILDPHVEESHGFESGRTAVIVPERCTQCGLCRDLCRFDAISETFEVDPIDCEGCGVCVYFCPEKAVDFPLNRCGDWFVSDTRFGPLVHARLGIAEENSGKLVTLVRQEAKKIAEEKNLGLILTDGPPGVGCPVIAAIGGAAGLLIVTEPTVSGRHDMMRVTQLAAHFGVPAMVCVNKFDLNVEQAEGIEAFARENGIKVLDRVPFDPVFTRSMVVGQTILEYDERSEAVESVRSIWNQCSEVLGL from the coding sequence ATGAAGGAACTCGTGGTTATCAGCGGTAAAGGGGGAACGGGTAAGACGAGCCTCGTCGCTGCCTTTGCCGCCCTGGCGAAGGACAAGGTCCTGGCCGATGCGGACGTGGATGCAGCCGACCTGCATTTGATTCTGGATCCGCATGTCGAAGAGAGCCATGGCTTCGAAAGCGGCCGGACGGCGGTGATCGTTCCGGAGCGCTGCACGCAGTGCGGGCTGTGCCGTGACCTGTGCCGGTTCGACGCCATCAGTGAGACGTTCGAGGTGGACCCGATCGACTGCGAAGGCTGCGGGGTCTGCGTGTATTTCTGCCCGGAAAAGGCGGTGGATTTCCCCTTGAACCGGTGCGGGGACTGGTTTGTGTCCGACACCCGCTTCGGCCCATTGGTGCATGCGCGGCTGGGGATCGCCGAGGAGAATTCGGGGAAGCTGGTTACCCTGGTGAGGCAGGAGGCTAAAAAAATCGCCGAAGAGAAGAATCTCGGGCTGATCCTGACCGACGGGCCCCCGGGCGTCGGTTGCCCTGTTATCGCTGCAATCGGGGGGGCTGCGGGCCTCTTGATCGTCACCGAGCCGACCGTTTCGGGTCGGCATGACATGATGCGGGTGACGCAGTTAGCCGCGCACTTCGGTGTCCCCGCCATGGTGTGTGTGAACAAATTCGATCTCAATGTGGAACAGGCGGAAGGCATCGAGGCCTTCGCGCGCGAGAACGGGATCAAGGTTCTTGACCGCGTACCCTTTGATCCGGTGTTCACCCGGTCTATGGTCGTCGGCCAGACCATTTTGGAATACGATGAGCGGTCGGAAGCGGTTGAAAGCGTGAGATCCATCTGGAACCAGTGCTCCGAGGTCCTGGGTCTTTGA
- a CDS encoding DUF3786 domain-containing protein, whose protein sequence is MARVDDYKKAAEIARSALKEANPKRVADRAGGRFEGAQGQDPCLVIRFLNRQVKVCWPEVLPVYEQTGEELPIQQQVLLLHFLEGSGPGAPSGEWVAYQEIPDGKFYLDPFLRRAKNPMVQTFGEQPERLVTLAAKVYGGKPAGEGDASIIVDALPGVPVLLILWQGDDEFPPEGNILFDRSIIGALSAEDIAWLCGMIIYPLVGMARQA, encoded by the coding sequence ATGGCACGCGTTGACGACTACAAGAAGGCGGCGGAAATCGCCAGAAGCGCCTTGAAAGAGGCCAACCCGAAGCGGGTGGCGGACAGGGCCGGAGGGCGGTTTGAAGGGGCGCAGGGCCAGGATCCCTGCCTGGTCATTCGTTTTTTGAACCGGCAGGTGAAGGTGTGTTGGCCGGAGGTGTTGCCGGTTTATGAACAGACCGGCGAAGAGCTTCCCATCCAGCAGCAGGTCCTGCTGCTGCATTTTCTGGAGGGAAGCGGGCCGGGCGCGCCGAGCGGAGAATGGGTCGCTTATCAGGAGATACCGGACGGCAAGTTCTATTTGGACCCTTTTTTGAGGAGGGCCAAAAATCCGATGGTGCAGACCTTTGGCGAGCAGCCGGAGCGCCTGGTGACCTTGGCCGCTAAGGTTTACGGCGGAAAACCGGCCGGTGAAGGGGATGCCTCCATCATTGTCGATGCCCTGCCGGGGGTGCCGGTGTTGCTCATCCTGTGGCAGGGAGACGACGAATTCCCGCCCGAAGGGAACATCCTCTTCGATCGGAGCATTATCGGCGCTCTTTCCGCTGAGGACATCGCATGGCTTTGCGGGATGATTATTTACCCCCTGGTGGGGATGGCAAGACAGGCCTGA
- the gpmA gene encoding 2,3-diphosphoglycerate-dependent phosphoglycerate mutase → MYTIVLLRHGESLWNKENRFTGWVDVDLSEKGMEEAHEAGRILHREGFSFDFAYTSVLKRAIRTLWITLDEMDLMWIPIRQNWRLNERHYGALQGLNKAETAERHGEEQVLIWRRAYDIAPPPLSLDDPMYPGSDPRYRDVDTAKLPLSECLKDTVNRFIPYWSDVIVPTIREGKRVIIAAHGNSLRALVKYLDNISEKDIVGMNIPTGIPLVYKLDRQMKPLENYYLGNPEEVKKAQEAVANQGKKRSA, encoded by the coding sequence ATGTACACAATCGTTCTACTCCGCCACGGGGAAAGCCTCTGGAACAAGGAAAACCGTTTCACCGGCTGGGTCGATGTGGACCTGTCCGAAAAGGGCATGGAAGAAGCTCATGAAGCCGGCAGAATTCTGCACCGGGAGGGTTTCAGCTTCGACTTCGCCTATACCTCCGTCCTCAAACGGGCCATTCGAACCCTGTGGATCACCCTGGACGAAATGGATCTCATGTGGATCCCCATCCGGCAGAACTGGCGTCTGAACGAACGTCATTATGGTGCCCTGCAGGGGCTGAACAAGGCCGAGACCGCCGAGCGGCACGGAGAGGAACAGGTGCTCATCTGGCGCCGCGCCTATGATATCGCTCCCCCTCCGCTGAGCCTTGACGATCCCATGTATCCCGGGAGCGACCCGCGCTATCGGGACGTCGACACGGCGAAACTCCCCCTGAGCGAATGCCTCAAAGACACGGTCAACCGTTTTATCCCTTACTGGTCGGACGTGATCGTGCCCACGATCCGCGAAGGCAAGCGGGTCATTATCGCCGCCCACGGCAACAGCCTGCGGGCCCTCGTAAAGTACCTGGACAACATTTCGGAGAAGGATATCGTCGGAATGAACATCCCCACAGGCATCCCGCTCGTTTACAAACTCGACCGCCAGATGAAACCCCTCGAAAACTACTACCTGGGAAATCCGGAAGAGGTGAAAAAGGCTCAAGAGGCTGTCGCCAACCAGGGGAAGAAACGCTCCGCTTAG
- the purE gene encoding 5-(carboxyamino)imidazole ribonucleotide mutase yields the protein MSEKKPLVGVVMGSASDRDVMLPCVQILQDLEIPHEVKILSAHRTPQRAQEYAMEAAAKGLRVLIAGAGWAAHLAGALAANSLLPVIGVPIDSSPLKGLDALLATVQMPPGIPVATMAIGGGGAKNAALFAAQILALQEEEISRRFTEYRREMTAAAERNIDRWDL from the coding sequence ATGTCGGAGAAAAAACCGCTGGTGGGCGTGGTCATGGGCAGTGCGTCCGATCGCGATGTGATGCTGCCGTGTGTCCAGATCTTGCAGGATCTGGAGATCCCGCATGAAGTGAAGATCCTTTCGGCCCACAGGACTCCCCAACGGGCCCAGGAATACGCCATGGAGGCTGCCGCGAAAGGCCTCCGCGTCCTGATCGCCGGAGCCGGGTGGGCGGCCCATCTGGCCGGGGCTCTGGCTGCCAACAGCCTCCTGCCGGTTATCGGAGTGCCGATCGACTCGTCCCCGCTCAAAGGACTCGACGCGCTCCTGGCGACGGTTCAGATGCCACCCGGCATCCCGGTTGCCACGATGGCGATCGGAGGGGGTGGGGCCAAGAACGCCGCCCTGTTTGCGGCCCAGATTCTGGCGCTGCAGGAGGAGGAGATTTCCCGGCGCTTTACGGAGTACCGCCGGGAAATGACCGCTGCGGCCGAGCGGAATATAGATCGTTGGGACCTTTAG
- a CDS encoding Smr/MutS family protein, which yields MEGPFNPVLGMRRKQRRPKALPAAEAPPPPQPQEIPDETEVFLRAMTDVKPLVRGKGMVTSQPDPHLRPPHSARDDELEVMAHLSDLISGAAQLDITFSDEYIEGCVPGFSRKLMLRLKRGEFPVQDYIDLHGLTKQEAEAQLRGFLIRSHQLGLRCVLVVHGRGLNSENNIPVLKERLPVWLNRGSIKRIVLAFSTARPYDGGTGAIYILLRKWRSGR from the coding sequence ATGGAGGGACCTTTCAACCCGGTTCTGGGCATGCGCCGCAAACAACGGCGGCCGAAAGCCCTTCCCGCGGCGGAGGCGCCGCCTCCGCCGCAGCCGCAGGAAATCCCGGACGAGACGGAGGTTTTCCTTCGCGCCATGACGGATGTCAAACCCCTGGTGCGCGGGAAAGGCATGGTCACATCCCAGCCAGATCCCCACCTGCGGCCGCCGCACAGCGCCAGGGACGACGAACTGGAGGTGATGGCGCACCTGTCCGACCTGATCAGCGGCGCAGCGCAACTCGATATCACCTTCAGCGACGAGTATATCGAAGGGTGCGTGCCTGGGTTCAGCCGCAAGCTGATGCTGCGCCTCAAGCGCGGCGAATTTCCCGTTCAGGATTACATCGATCTGCACGGCCTGACGAAGCAGGAAGCGGAAGCCCAGCTGCGGGGATTCCTGATACGCAGCCACCAGTTGGGGCTTCGCTGCGTTTTGGTCGTCCATGGACGCGGCCTGAATTCGGAAAACAACATCCCGGTGCTGAAGGAACGTCTGCCGGTCTGGCTCAACCGCGGCAGCATAAAACGCATCGTGCTTGCCTTTTCGACCGCGAGGCCTTATGACGGCGGTACGGGGGCCATCTATATCCTGCTGAGAAAGTGGCGCAGCGGACGTTGA
- the argC gene encoding N-acetyl-gamma-glutamyl-phosphate reductase: MKKIKVGIIGAGGYGGCGAVELLNRHPEAEIAALIDQQDIGKAISDLYPHLTGFCDLPLRSPQDPELPENFDVVFFATPDGVGQKEGPKWLRKGTKVVDYSGDFRFNDPDTYAGYAARIGRTEPHASPDMLPRSVYGLAELHREGISRSDLVGNPGCFAVSCILGLAPAVKEGLIDLEGIICDAKTGVSGAGKKPSPTFHYPARYEAMNAYRISGHQHVYEIERELGLLAGSAVTLTFTPHVVPLCRGILSTIYGSLKPGKGLPQVLDAYRSFYGKDVFVRVFGPDKPQSSINVRGSNFCNLSLNIDDRTGKLIVVSHIDNLVKGQAGSAVQNMNIMFGLDETAGLMNPGIFP, from the coding sequence ATGAAAAAGATCAAGGTAGGCATCATCGGCGCCGGCGGGTACGGCGGCTGTGGTGCCGTGGAGCTTCTCAACCGCCACCCCGAAGCCGAAATCGCGGCCCTCATCGACCAGCAGGACATCGGCAAGGCCATCAGCGACCTCTACCCCCATTTGACCGGCTTCTGCGACCTCCCGCTGCGCAGTCCTCAGGACCCCGAGCTGCCCGAAAATTTCGATGTGGTCTTTTTCGCCACGCCGGACGGGGTCGGTCAGAAGGAAGGTCCGAAGTGGCTCCGGAAGGGCACCAAGGTCGTCGATTACAGCGGGGATTTCCGCTTCAACGACCCGGACACGTATGCGGGTTATGCAGCCCGGATCGGAAGGACCGAACCCCATGCGTCGCCGGATATGCTGCCCCGAAGCGTATACGGCCTGGCGGAGCTTCACCGCGAGGGGATCTCCCGGTCGGATCTGGTGGGAAACCCCGGCTGTTTCGCGGTCAGCTGCATCCTGGGCCTGGCGCCGGCCGTCAAAGAGGGCCTGATCGATCTGGAGGGCATCATCTGCGACGCCAAGACGGGCGTGTCCGGTGCGGGGAAAAAGCCCTCGCCCACTTTCCATTACCCGGCGCGCTATGAGGCCATGAACGCCTACAGGATATCCGGACATCAGCACGTCTATGAGATCGAAAGGGAGTTGGGGCTTCTGGCCGGCTCAGCGGTCACCCTCACCTTCACACCTCATGTCGTCCCCCTCTGCCGGGGGATCCTCTCCACCATTTATGGCAGCCTGAAGCCCGGAAAAGGCCTTCCGCAGGTTCTCGACGCCTATCGATCGTTTTACGGGAAGGACGTCTTCGTCCGAGTCTTCGGCCCGGACAAGCCCCAAAGCAGCATCAACGTGCGCGGCAGCAATTTCTGCAACCTGAGCCTCAACATCGATGACAGGACCGGAAAGCTGATCGTCGTCAGCCACATCGACAACCTCGTCAAAGGGCAGGCAGGCAGTGCCGTACAGAACATGAACATCATGTTCGGTCTGGATGAAACGGCTGGACTGATGAACCCCGGCATCTTTCCCTGA
- a CDS encoding ATP-binding protein, with product MIISVASGKGGTGKTTIATNLALSLDDPLVFLDCDVEEPNAHLFLQADLGRPEIATTPVPLVDENKCTLCGKCGEICQFKAIIVIGETVLPFEELCHSCGGCMEVCPEDAISEKPRELGVIEEGRQNGIRFIHGRLRIGEAMAPPLIKKVRAKAPVDGLTIIDAPPGTSCPVIAAMKGADFILLVTEPTPFGLHDLKLAVGAVRVLGIPCGLVINRSDLGDRKVYEYAQEEGIPILMEIPFERKIAEAYSRGVPVVEAFPEWKERFVRLYQDIQDAAVGKGVPA from the coding sequence ATGATTATCAGTGTAGCCAGCGGTAAGGGGGGGACAGGCAAGACGACCATTGCGACCAATCTGGCCCTTTCTCTGGACGATCCCCTGGTATTTCTGGATTGTGATGTAGAGGAACCGAACGCACACCTTTTTCTGCAGGCGGACCTGGGAAGGCCCGAGATTGCGACAACTCCGGTCCCCCTGGTCGATGAGAACAAGTGCACGCTGTGCGGGAAGTGCGGTGAGATCTGCCAGTTCAAGGCCATCATCGTAATCGGCGAGACGGTCTTGCCCTTCGAGGAGCTTTGCCATAGCTGCGGGGGGTGTATGGAGGTGTGTCCCGAGGACGCGATCAGCGAAAAGCCGCGCGAACTCGGTGTGATCGAAGAAGGCCGGCAGAACGGCATCCGCTTCATTCACGGCCGGTTGCGGATAGGGGAGGCCATGGCGCCGCCGCTGATCAAGAAGGTTCGGGCCAAGGCCCCTGTGGACGGTTTGACTATCATCGATGCACCTCCTGGTACATCGTGTCCGGTGATCGCCGCCATGAAGGGGGCGGACTTCATCCTTCTGGTGACGGAGCCGACGCCTTTCGGTCTGCATGATTTGAAGCTCGCTGTCGGAGCCGTGCGCGTGCTGGGCATCCCGTGCGGCCTCGTGATCAACCGGTCGGACCTCGGCGATCGGAAGGTCTATGAATATGCCCAAGAAGAAGGCATTCCCATCCTGATGGAAATCCCGTTCGAGCGGAAAATCGCTGAGGCCTACTCCCGCGGGGTCCCTGTAGTGGAGGCGTTTCCCGAGTGGAAAGAGCGGTTTGTCAGACTCTATCAGGATATCCAGGATGCAGCAGTTGGGAAGGGGGTGCCGGCATGA